A segment of the Asinibacterium sp. OR53 genome:
GTGATTTGAAATAGCGGCAGAAAGAGTTGGGACTGATATTGGCCATTGCCGCGATCTCTTCAAGGTGGATCTTGTTCTTGAAATTCCGGATGGAATATTCATAGATGGCATTGATGCGATCGTTTTCCGATTCCACAAAATCGTGTTTGAAGCCTATTGAAGAGATGAAAGAATAATTCTGGCAATTACCAATCACGGTAAGCGCTTCCATCAGCAAGGACACACGGTTCGGGCCTTCGGCTTTCATGAGCTCTTCCAGTATGTCGGCAATCCGTTGCCTGGCTTTGCCGTTGATGCGTACGCCTCGTTTCCCTTTTTCCAATGCACTACGGATACTGATGTTCTCCGGAAGCTGGAGAAATTGGTCGCCCCAGAATTTCTCATTGAAATGGGCTACCCTGATATCGGCGCCCGATTTGGCGTCTTCCTCGTAATAGGTATCATCGAAACGCCAGTAGTGAGGCAGGTTGCTGCCAATGATCACCACATCGCCCGATTTGAAGCGGCTGATGTTATCACCTACGAACTGGGTACCGTCTCCTTTTTTAATATGGATCAACTCTACTTCACCGTGGTAGTGCCAACGGTTGTTGATGGGGTAGAGATCCTGCCGGACACTAAATGAATGGCCCGGACCCTGCGATATCTTCAATAACTGGGGGCGCATTTAATTAGCTATTTTGACATGAAAATGGGGCAAAGCAATCGATTTGGGGTAAATATAAGTTAATTTTGAGGCGGGCGCATGACAGCGGCCGCAGGAAGCAGGTTTTTTTACGCAAACGTTCCCGGAGGTTAGAATAAGTGAATAAAACGTAAGCCTGGCTTAATGCTTGCAGTTACATTCAATCGTTATTTGGGCCCTGAAAATGATGCAATTCCGCATTGAATAATCTAACAATACATGGATACAACCGCTAAGACCCGCAATTTTTTAAAGATCCATCCTTCCGATAATGTGTTGGTTGCCCTGGGAAACCTGACCGCAGGTGTCATCATTGAAGAGCATGCGAATAGTATTACACTGAAAGAAAATATCCCGGCCAAACACAAATTCTTTATTTCCGATATGAAGGCCGGTGATGAAGTGATCATGTATGGTGTGCTGGTAGGTAAACTGCAATCGGCTGTAGAAAAAGGACAACTGATGACAACCGCCAATACAAAACACGCAGCAGGCGCTTATGGATACCGGGATGCACATTATCAATGGCAAGCACCCGATGCATCGAAATTTACAAACAGAACTTTTCTTGGATACAAAAGAAGCAATGGAAAATTCGGAACGGCCAATTACTGGTTGTTCATCCCCACTGTTTTTTGTGAGAACCGGAACCTCGATATGATACGGGAAGCGCTGCACAATGAATTGGGTTATGCTGTTTCAGATAAATACACACGCTATACCCGTGAACTCCTTGCAGCTTACCAGTCAGGCACCGATATCAGTCACCTTGATCTTTCACCTGCTGCAACCGCGAAAGAAAAACGTTATTTCAAAAACATAGATGGCATCAAATTCCTGAACCATACCGGCGGATGCGGTGGTACCCGCCAGGATGCAGAAACACTCAGCGCTTTGCTGGCTGCTTATGCAGACCATCCCAATGTTGCCGGTATTACTGTGTTGAGCCTGGGATGCCAGCACCTGCAGACAGAGATGTTCCTGAAAGACCTCAAAAAACGGAACCCTTCTTTTGATAAACCGCTGTTCGTTTTTGAACAACAGAAAGCACAGAGTGAAGAGCAGTTGATCGTTGATGCGATTCGCACGACTTTCAAAGGATTGGTGGAAGCAAATAAAATAACGCGTGAGCCTGCACCGCTGAGTGAACTGACGGTTGGCGTGAAATGCGGTGGCAGCGACGGTTTCAGTGGTATTTCCGCCAACCCGGCGGTAGGCTATACTGCCGACCTGCTGGTGGCTTTGGGCGCTAAAGTATTGTTAGCAGAATTCCCCGAGCTTTGTGGAGCTGAACAGCAGATGGTTGACCGTTGTGTAACAAAAGAGGCAGCCGAAAAATTCATTCACCTCATGCAGACTTACGATGCATTGGCCAATAAAGTAGGATCGGGATTTTATATGAACCCGTCACCCGGTAATATCAAAGACGGACTCATTACCGATGCGATCAAATCAACAGGCGCTGCGCGCAAAGGGGGTACTTCGCCGGTGGTGGATGTACTGGATTATACAGAGCCTGCTACCAAAGCCGGACTGAGCCTGGTGTGTACACCGGGCAATGATGTGGAAGCCACTACTGGTAAGGCGGCGGCGGGCGCTACATTGATATTGTTCACTACCGGTTTGGGAACGCCTACGGGAAATCCTGTTGCGCCTACCATTAAACTGTCGACCAATTCTACATTGGCAAAACGCATGGGTGATATTATCGATATCGATACGGGAGGCATCATCACCGGCGAAAAAACAATTGAACAGATGGGAGAGGAGATACTGGAATACTGCATCAAAGCAGCCAGCGGAGAAGTGATACCCAAAGCCGTTTTATTAGGCCAGGACGATTTTATTCCGTGGAAAAGAGGTGTAAGCCTGTAATCATGAAAGTAGGATTATTTATACCCTGTTATGTAGATCAGTTTTATCCGCAGGTGGCCGTTGCCACACTTGAGTTGCTGGAACGTTATGGATGCGAAGTGCATTATCCGCTGAAACAAACCTGTTGCGGACAACCCATGGCCAATTCAGGTTTTGCTTCTATGGCAGGCGGATGTGATAAAAATTTCATAGCCAATTTTTCCGGTTATGAATACATTGTTTGTCCCTCGGGAAGTTGTGCGCTCCATATAAAAGAGCATTTACATTCAGCGGAAGAACCCAACGAGGCCGCTGCTATCCGCGAGCGTATATACGAGCTGACGGAATTCATCACCGATGTGTTGAAGCTGGAAGGCGTGAAAGCTTCTTTTCCGCATAAAGTAGGTCTCCATGTAAGTTGCCACGGACAACGCATGCTGCATCTTTCTTCCATGAGTGAAAAAGTAGAGAAGTCTTTCTCCAAAGCAGAAGCCCTGTTGGGTACCGTGGACGGACTGGAATTATTTCGCACTTCACGCGCCGATGAGTGCTGTGGTTTCGGCGGTACTTTTTGTGTAACGGAAGAAGCAGTGTCGGTAAGCATGGGGAATACCCGCATCAAAGAACACCTGGCAAACGGTGTGCATTATATCACAGGTGGCGATATGAGTTGTCTGATGCACCTGGAGGGATTATTGAAAAGGCAAAAGATCGATATCAAGGTCATTCACCTCGCTGAAATTTTAAACGCGCAATGAGTCAACCTGCCACCCATCACAACAAAGCTGCCGCTGCTTTCCTCAAAAACGGCCAGCGCGCCCAATGGCACGACGAAACACTTTGGTTTGTAAGGGCTAAAAGAGACAAAGCGGCGCATCAGATCCCCGAATGGGAAGCATTGCGCAACCTGGGCTCACAGATCAAAGAGCATACATTATCGAACCTCGACGAATACCTGTTGCAATTTGAGGCCAATGCTAAAAAGAATGGCATCAAAGTACATTGGGCGAATAACGCGGCAGAACATAACCAGATCGTGTACGAGATTTTGCTGCATCACAATGCAGTGAACGTTGTGAAAAGCAAATCGATGCTTACGGAAGAGTGCGGACTCAACCATTATCTCACCGAAAGAAAAATATCGGTGGTTGATACCGACCTGGGTGAATACATTGTGCAACTGCGGAATGAACCGCCGAGTCATATTGTACTGCCGGCCATTCACCTGAAAAAAGAAGACGTCAGCAACACTTTCCACAAACACCTTCATACAGAAAAAAACAACCAGGACCCGGTATATCTTACCCGTGCAGCAAGACAGGTGCTGCGTAAAAAATTCATTACTGCTGATGCAGCCATCACCGGGGTGAATTTTGCAGTAGCCGAAACAGGTGGTATTGTGGTTTGCACCAATGAAGGCAATGCCGACCTGGGTGTGCATGCCAACAAAGTGCATATCGCCTGCATGGGTTTTGAAAAGATCATACCCCGTGCGCAAGACCTTTCTGTTTTCTTGAGACTGCTGGCGAGAAGCGCTACAGGGCAACCCATCACTACTTATTCGAGTCATTTCCATCGCCCGAAAGCAGGACAGGAAATGCACATCGTATTGGTCAATAACGGAAGAACAGAACAGTTGGGCAGGGAAGCTTTCAGGAATTCTTTGAAATGTATTCGCTGTGCCGCCTGCTTCAATACCTGCCCGGTGTACCGGCGCAGCGGCGGACACAGTTATCACAATTCGGTGGCAGGTCCGATTGGTTCCATACTGGCGCCGAACCTGGACATGCGCAAGAATGCAGACCTTCCTTTCGCTTCCACGCTTTGCGGTTCCTGTACCAATGTTTGTCCGGTTAAGATCAATATACACGAACAGCTTTGGAGCTGGCGGCAGGTATTGATGGCGGAAGGTTATGGAGGAGCAGCGAAAAAAACATCGATGAAACTAATGACGGGCGTATTGTCGAAGCCTGCTATCTACCGGCTGAGTGCCGGTATGGCAAGGTTCTTCATGCGATACTTGCCTTTTTTAGTGAATAACCGGCTCAACCCCTGGTACAAACAACGGGACATGCCATCGGTCCCCAAAGAAAGTTTCAAAGA
Coding sequences within it:
- a CDS encoding lactate utilization protein B codes for the protein MSQPATHHNKAAAAFLKNGQRAQWHDETLWFVRAKRDKAAHQIPEWEALRNLGSQIKEHTLSNLDEYLLQFEANAKKNGIKVHWANNAAEHNQIVYEILLHHNAVNVVKSKSMLTEECGLNHYLTERKISVVDTDLGEYIVQLRNEPPSHIVLPAIHLKKEDVSNTFHKHLHTEKNNQDPVYLTRAARQVLRKKFITADAAITGVNFAVAETGGIVVCTNEGNADLGVHANKVHIACMGFEKIIPRAQDLSVFLRLLARSATGQPITTYSSHFHRPKAGQEMHIVLVNNGRTEQLGREAFRNSLKCIRCAACFNTCPVYRRSGGHSYHNSVAGPIGSILAPNLDMRKNADLPFASTLCGSCTNVCPVKINIHEQLWSWRQVLMAEGYGGAAKKTSMKLMTGVLSKPAIYRLSAGMARFFMRYLPFLVNNRLNPWYKQRDMPSVPKESFKDWYKKNRNHE
- a CDS encoding UxaA family hydrolase → MDTTAKTRNFLKIHPSDNVLVALGNLTAGVIIEEHANSITLKENIPAKHKFFISDMKAGDEVIMYGVLVGKLQSAVEKGQLMTTANTKHAAGAYGYRDAHYQWQAPDASKFTNRTFLGYKRSNGKFGTANYWLFIPTVFCENRNLDMIREALHNELGYAVSDKYTRYTRELLAAYQSGTDISHLDLSPAATAKEKRYFKNIDGIKFLNHTGGCGGTRQDAETLSALLAAYADHPNVAGITVLSLGCQHLQTEMFLKDLKKRNPSFDKPLFVFEQQKAQSEEQLIVDAIRTTFKGLVEANKITREPAPLSELTVGVKCGGSDGFSGISANPAVGYTADLLVALGAKVLLAEFPELCGAEQQMVDRCVTKEAAEKFIHLMQTYDALANKVGSGFYMNPSPGNIKDGLITDAIKSTGAARKGGTSPVVDVLDYTEPATKAGLSLVCTPGNDVEATTGKAAAGATLILFTTGLGTPTGNPVAPTIKLSTNSTLAKRMGDIIDIDTGGIITGEKTIEQMGEEILEYCIKAASGEVIPKAVLLGQDDFIPWKRGVSL
- a CDS encoding (Fe-S)-binding protein, producing MKVGLFIPCYVDQFYPQVAVATLELLERYGCEVHYPLKQTCCGQPMANSGFASMAGGCDKNFIANFSGYEYIVCPSGSCALHIKEHLHSAEEPNEAAAIRERIYELTEFITDVLKLEGVKASFPHKVGLHVSCHGQRMLHLSSMSEKVEKSFSKAEALLGTVDGLELFRTSRADECCGFGGTFCVTEEAVSVSMGNTRIKEHLANGVHYITGGDMSCLMHLEGLLKRQKIDIKVIHLAEILNAQ
- a CDS encoding helix-turn-helix domain-containing protein, producing the protein MRPQLLKISQGPGHSFSVRQDLYPINNRWHYHGEVELIHIKKGDGTQFVGDNISRFKSGDVVIIGSNLPHYWRFDDTYYEEDAKSGADIRVAHFNEKFWGDQFLQLPENISIRSALEKGKRGVRINGKARQRIADILEELMKAEGPNRVSLLMEALTVIGNCQNYSFISSIGFKHDFVESENDRINAIYEYSIRNFKNKIHLEEIAAMANISPNSFCRYFKSRTRKTFSQFLIELRVGHACKLLIENNFSIKQICYESGFNNFTSFHKYFKVITGKSPLAYQKEFTAN